From the Leifsonia sp. AG29 genome, one window contains:
- a CDS encoding glycerate kinase, with the protein MRETPATVVIAPDSFKGSASAATAAQALSEGWRDVRSADRVILAPMADGGEGTLDAFATAVPGAERRTVRVLGPDGDDVRANWLLLPDGTAVVELAETSGLGLMRQLRPSHAHTVGFGEAMRAALDAGARSLLLAIGGSASTDGGAGMLQALGARLLDVSGAPVPTGNRGLASIASVDLSAMRALPPGGARVLTDVTNPLLGPNGAAGVFAPQKGASPTDVPVLEANLRRFAAAVAAAGSPADPRTQGAGAAGGAGFGLLVWGAQLVPGSSEVARVIGLPALIGQADVVITGEGRFDEQSAAGKVPDQVAALAREAGATALLAAGLITAATSAFEGAVALTDLAGGSAAALAEPARWLREAGAVLARAYSD; encoded by the coding sequence ATGCGTGAAACCCCCGCGACGGTCGTCATCGCTCCCGACTCGTTCAAAGGAAGCGCGAGCGCGGCGACCGCGGCGCAGGCGCTCTCGGAAGGATGGCGAGACGTCCGGAGTGCGGACCGCGTGATCCTCGCGCCGATGGCCGACGGCGGCGAAGGCACCCTCGACGCATTCGCGACGGCCGTTCCGGGCGCCGAACGCCGGACCGTCCGCGTGCTCGGCCCCGACGGCGACGACGTCCGGGCGAACTGGTTGTTGCTTCCCGACGGCACCGCGGTCGTCGAGCTCGCCGAGACGAGCGGGCTCGGCCTGATGCGGCAGCTCCGCCCAAGCCACGCGCACACCGTCGGGTTCGGGGAGGCGATGCGAGCGGCCCTCGATGCGGGCGCCCGCTCGTTGCTCCTCGCGATCGGAGGAAGCGCCTCCACCGATGGTGGCGCGGGCATGCTCCAGGCGCTCGGCGCCCGGCTGCTCGATGTGTCGGGCGCACCGGTGCCGACCGGCAACAGGGGGCTGGCGAGCATCGCCTCCGTCGATCTGTCCGCGATGCGCGCCCTTCCGCCGGGCGGCGCCCGCGTGCTCACGGACGTGACGAATCCGCTGCTGGGGCCGAACGGGGCGGCAGGCGTTTTCGCTCCGCAGAAGGGTGCCTCCCCGACGGATGTCCCCGTGCTGGAGGCGAACCTCCGGCGCTTCGCAGCGGCCGTCGCTGCGGCGGGGTCTCCGGCGGACCCGCGGACGCAGGGCGCCGGAGCCGCGGGCGGCGCGGGCTTCGGCCTTCTCGTGTGGGGCGCACAGCTGGTGCCGGGCTCGTCGGAGGTCGCGCGGGTGATCGGGCTCCCGGCGCTGATCGGGCAGGCCGACGTCGTCATCACCGGGGAGGGACGGTTCGACGAGCAGTCGGCGGCCGGGAAGGTTCCCGACCAGGTCGCTGCGCTCGCGCGCGAGGCCGGTGCGACGGCGCTCCTCGCGGCCGGGCTCATCACTGCCGCGACGAGTGCTTTCGAGGGCGCCGTGGCACTGACCGACCTGGCCGGCGGCTCGGCGGCGGCACTCGCCGAGCCGGCGCGGTGGCTCAGAGAGGCCGGGGCCGTGCTCGCTCGGGCGTACTCCGACTGA
- a CDS encoding Na+/H+ antiporter gives MLGLELVVVIGLTTLLTKVVAHKTGLAQPLLLVAFGVLIGLIPLFREIQLDPEVVLFLFLPVLLYWESLTTSLREIRHNFRGIILNATGLVFITAAAVAALAHTMGLPWGPAWVLGAAVAPTDATAVTSLTRELPRRNVTILKAESLVNDGTALVLWSLAVGFTVGDTQVTFGAVALTFVLAYGGGALVGALVAWLAILARKRLGDGLTQNIAVLITPFLAYLLAETIHASGVLAVVVAGLIISQAGPRTGVAEGRRQTDAFWTLATFLLNASLFMLVGIELPRATAALAGSDLGMGLLAIAAVSALIIAVRFAYLFGTAYFLRLVDRRPKQRTRRLTNRARVVSGFSGFRGAVSLAAALAVPATIGGGHPFPGRDFIVFVTTGVIVVTLVVQGLALPGLVRWAKFSGDESVVEERSLAETAAARAALDELPALARKLRVDREVSDRIRREYEEHLELLELEDETEDAEQAAERIRQDTELRLALLARKREEMLRLRDQGRIDDIVLRELQRRLDIEEVRLTEQEPGE, from the coding sequence ATGCTGGGTCTCGAGCTCGTCGTCGTGATCGGTCTGACGACCCTGCTCACCAAGGTCGTCGCGCACAAGACCGGACTGGCGCAGCCCCTGCTCCTCGTCGCGTTCGGCGTCCTCATCGGGCTGATCCCGCTGTTCCGCGAGATCCAGCTCGACCCGGAGGTGGTGCTGTTCCTCTTCCTGCCGGTGCTCCTCTACTGGGAGAGCCTCACGACGTCGCTCCGTGAGATCCGGCACAACTTCCGGGGCATCATCCTGAACGCCACCGGTCTCGTCTTCATCACCGCGGCGGCCGTCGCCGCGCTCGCGCACACCATGGGGCTCCCCTGGGGTCCCGCCTGGGTGCTGGGAGCCGCCGTGGCTCCCACCGACGCGACCGCCGTGACCTCGCTCACGCGCGAGCTCCCCCGGCGCAACGTGACCATCCTCAAGGCGGAGAGCCTCGTGAACGACGGCACGGCGCTCGTCCTGTGGTCGCTGGCGGTCGGTTTCACCGTCGGCGACACGCAGGTCACCTTCGGCGCCGTGGCGCTCACGTTCGTCCTCGCGTACGGCGGCGGCGCCCTGGTCGGCGCGCTCGTCGCGTGGCTCGCCATCCTCGCCCGCAAGCGGCTCGGCGACGGCCTCACGCAGAACATCGCCGTGCTCATCACCCCCTTCCTCGCCTACCTCCTGGCCGAGACCATCCACGCGTCGGGCGTCCTCGCCGTCGTCGTCGCGGGGCTCATCATCAGCCAGGCCGGGCCCCGCACGGGCGTAGCGGAGGGGCGGAGGCAGACGGATGCCTTCTGGACCCTGGCAACGTTCCTCCTCAACGCGAGCCTGTTCATGCTGGTCGGCATCGAGCTGCCGCGGGCGACGGCGGCCCTCGCCGGCTCGGACCTCGGCATGGGGCTCCTGGCGATCGCCGCCGTCTCGGCCCTCATCATCGCCGTGCGGTTCGCGTACCTCTTCGGAACGGCCTACTTCCTCCGCCTGGTCGACCGCCGCCCCAAGCAGCGCACCCGGCGCCTGACGAACCGGGCCCGGGTGGTCAGCGGCTTCTCGGGCTTCCGCGGAGCGGTCTCGCTGGCGGCGGCCCTCGCCGTGCCCGCGACGATCGGAGGCGGCCACCCGTTCCCGGGCCGCGACTTCATCGTATTCGTCACGACCGGGGTCATCGTCGTCACCCTCGTGGTGCAGGGGCTCGCTCTGCCCGGCCTCGTCCGCTGGGCGAAGTTCTCCGGCGACGAGTCGGTCGTGGAGGAGCGCTCGCTGGCCGAGACCGCCGCCGCGCGGGCCGCTCTGGACGAACTCCCGGCGCTGGCCCGCAAACTCCGCGTCGACCGGGAGGTCAGCGACCGGATCCGGCGCGAGTACGAGGAGCACCTGGAGCTCCTCGAGCTCGAGGACGAGACGGAGGACGCGGAGCAGGCCGCCGAGCGCATCCGCCAGGACACCGAGCTGCGACTCGCCCTGCTCGCGCGGAAGCGTGAGGAGATGCTCCGTCTCCGCGACCAGGGGCGCATCGACGACATCGTGCTCCGCGAGCTGCAGCGGCGGCTCGACATCGAGGAGGTGCGGCTCACCGAGCAGGAGCCGGGAGAGTAG
- a CDS encoding glycosyltransferase family 39 protein produces the protein MTITAPPTGPTRTTVAPAVAGAPPSGPRSLLRRLVRGRADAAAWERPALLGLLLATALLYLWDLSASGWANSFYSAAVQAGSVNWEAFFYGSSDAANSITVDKPPASLWIMALSVRLFGLSSWSILVPEALMGVATVALVYATVRRHFSARTALLAGGVLAITPVAALMFRFNNPDALLVLLTTLATSLTLRGIESGRIRWVVWAGVAVGFGFLTKQLQAFLVLPALAGVYLAAAPVRLRKRFGHLLAALGAVIVSAGWWVAIVELVPASLRPYIGGSQTNSFLELTFGYNGLGRLTGNETGSVTGGAGGGAAGGGMWGASGILRLFENEVGGQIAWLLPAALVLLVVGLLLGRRWTRTDGRRATLLLFGGTLVVTALAFSFMAGIFHAYYTVALAPALAVTVAVGASLAWGARRLLAVRIVSALTVLGTGVWAWVLLDRASAWLPWLKVVVLVASVVAAVLLLLPPRGKGLGAATIAVSLTAALLAPLAYTLQTVTTGHSGSIVTAGPTVAGAVGGPGGGRGFGGAPNGAGANGAPNGAAPNGAGAAGGFGGPQNGAAPGAGGAPGAGGAPRAGGAAGTGGAVPGGAGQALGGGRAGGLLDSATVGSALATLLKTDASSYTWVAAAIGSNSAAGYQLATQEAVMPIGGFNGSDPSPSLTQFEQDVAAKKIHYFIAGGVGRANGGSSTSSEIATWVEQNFTAKTVDGVTVYDLTS, from the coding sequence ATGACCATCACCGCACCTCCCACCGGCCCGACCCGCACGACCGTCGCCCCCGCCGTTGCCGGCGCCCCTCCGAGCGGACCGCGCTCGCTCCTGCGGCGCCTGGTGCGCGGCCGGGCCGACGCCGCGGCCTGGGAGCGACCCGCGCTGCTCGGACTGCTGCTGGCGACCGCGCTGCTCTACCTCTGGGACCTGTCCGCGAGCGGCTGGGCGAACTCCTTCTACTCGGCCGCTGTGCAGGCCGGATCCGTCAACTGGGAGGCGTTCTTCTACGGCTCGAGCGACGCGGCGAACTCGATCACGGTCGACAAGCCCCCGGCGAGCCTGTGGATCATGGCGCTCTCGGTGCGGTTGTTCGGGCTGAGCTCCTGGAGCATCCTCGTGCCCGAGGCCCTTATGGGCGTCGCGACCGTCGCTCTCGTCTACGCGACGGTGCGCAGGCACTTCTCGGCGCGAACAGCGCTGCTGGCCGGCGGCGTGCTCGCCATCACGCCGGTCGCCGCGCTGATGTTCCGCTTCAACAATCCCGACGCGCTGCTCGTGCTCCTGACCACCCTGGCGACCTCCCTCACCCTGCGCGGCATCGAGTCGGGGCGGATCCGCTGGGTCGTGTGGGCCGGCGTCGCGGTCGGCTTCGGATTCCTGACGAAGCAGCTGCAGGCATTCCTCGTGCTCCCGGCGCTCGCCGGGGTGTACCTGGCGGCGGCCCCGGTGCGGCTGCGGAAGCGCTTCGGCCACCTGCTCGCGGCCCTCGGAGCCGTGATCGTCTCGGCGGGCTGGTGGGTCGCGATCGTCGAACTGGTGCCGGCCTCCCTCCGGCCCTACATCGGCGGTTCTCAGACGAACAGCTTCCTCGAGCTGACGTTCGGCTACAACGGGCTCGGCCGGCTCACCGGGAACGAGACCGGAAGCGTGACCGGCGGTGCCGGGGGAGGCGCGGCCGGCGGCGGCATGTGGGGTGCGTCCGGCATCCTGCGGCTCTTCGAGAACGAGGTCGGCGGTCAGATCGCCTGGCTCCTCCCGGCGGCGCTGGTGCTCCTCGTCGTCGGCCTCCTGCTCGGGAGGCGGTGGACGCGCACCGACGGACGGCGCGCGACGCTGCTGCTGTTCGGTGGGACGCTCGTGGTGACCGCGCTCGCTTTCAGCTTCATGGCCGGGATCTTCCACGCCTACTACACAGTGGCGCTGGCGCCCGCGCTCGCCGTGACCGTCGCCGTCGGCGCCTCGCTCGCGTGGGGTGCCCGGCGCCTCCTCGCGGTGCGGATCGTGTCGGCGCTCACGGTGCTCGGAACGGGCGTGTGGGCCTGGGTGCTCCTCGACCGGGCGAGCGCCTGGCTGCCATGGCTCAAGGTGGTGGTGCTGGTCGCCTCCGTCGTGGCCGCGGTGCTGCTGCTTCTCCCGCCGCGGGGGAAGGGGCTCGGCGCCGCCACCATCGCGGTGTCGCTGACCGCCGCTCTGCTGGCGCCGCTCGCCTACACGCTCCAGACCGTGACGACCGGGCACTCGGGCTCGATCGTGACCGCGGGACCGACGGTCGCCGGAGCGGTGGGCGGTCCGGGAGGGGGTCGCGGGTTCGGCGGGGCGCCGAACGGCGCGGGGGCGAACGGCGCGCCGAATGGCGCCGCGCCGAACGGGGCGGGTGCCGCCGGCGGCTTCGGCGGACCGCAGAACGGGGCGGCGCCCGGTGCGGGCGGGGCTCCGGGCGCGGGCGGGGCTCCGCGTGCGGGCGGGGCTGCCGGGACGGGCGGCGCCGTGCCCGGTGGTGCGGGTCAGGCCCTCGGAGGCGGGCGGGCCGGCGGTCTGCTCGATTCCGCCACCGTGGGCTCGGCGCTCGCGACACTTCTGAAGACCGACGCCTCGTCGTACACGTGGGTGGCAGCGGCGATCGGATCGAACTCCGCGGCGGGCTACCAGCTCGCCACGCAGGAGGCGGTCATGCCCATCGGGGGCTTCAACGGCTCCGACCCGTCGCCGAGCCTGACGCAGTTCGAGCAGGACGTGGCCGCGAAGAAGATCCACTACTTCATCGCGGGCGGCGTGGGTCGCGCGAACGGCGGGAGCAGCACCTCCAGTGAGATCGCCACGTGGGTCGAGCAGAACTTCACGGCGAAGACCGTCGACGGGGTGACCGTGTACGACCTGACGTCGTAG
- a CDS encoding xylulokinase, whose translation MTLVAGVDSSTQSCKVVVRDLETGALVRSGRASHPDGTEVDPAAWWSALQEAVAAAGGLEDVAALSIAGQQHGMVVLDAEGRVIRDALLWNDTRSAQAARDLIDEVGAAGYAERVGVVPVASFTATKLRWLTEAEPSNAARVAAVALPHDWLTWRLLGYGPANESELGPDLEALTTDRSDASGTAYWSARSGEYDLDLFERALGRPGREAGSAGADGTVVLPRVLAPSEAAGRTSGGLLVGPGAGDNAGAALGLGATDGDVVVSIGTSGTVFAVTDAPVADASGAVAGFADASGLSLPLIATLNAARVLGSIASVLGVDHDGLSTLALSAEPGAGGVVLVPYFEGERTPNLPDATASLHGLTLASTTQPNVARAAIEGMLCGLADGLDAVRSVGVREQRVLLIGGAAQNPAVATIASQVFDAPVVVPAPGEYVADGGAVQAGWALTGTRPAWTVEAAPALPVDTRPVIREQYAAAREAAAREAGGR comes from the coding sequence ATGACACTCGTCGCGGGCGTCGACTCGTCGACCCAGAGCTGCAAGGTGGTCGTCCGCGACCTCGAGACCGGCGCCCTCGTGCGGTCCGGCCGGGCGTCGCACCCGGACGGCACGGAAGTCGACCCCGCGGCCTGGTGGTCGGCCCTCCAGGAGGCCGTCGCGGCCGCGGGCGGCCTGGAGGACGTGGCCGCCCTCTCGATCGCCGGCCAGCAGCACGGGATGGTCGTGCTCGACGCCGAGGGGCGGGTCATCCGCGACGCGCTGCTCTGGAACGACACGCGGTCGGCGCAGGCCGCTCGGGACCTGATCGACGAGGTCGGCGCCGCCGGGTATGCGGAGCGCGTCGGCGTGGTCCCGGTCGCCTCCTTCACGGCGACCAAGCTGCGCTGGCTGACGGAGGCGGAGCCCTCGAACGCGGCGCGGGTCGCCGCGGTCGCGCTACCCCACGACTGGCTGACCTGGCGGCTGCTCGGGTACGGGCCCGCGAACGAGTCGGAGCTCGGACCCGACCTGGAGGCGCTCACCACCGACCGCTCCGACGCCTCCGGGACGGCCTACTGGAGCGCGCGGTCCGGCGAATACGATCTGGACCTCTTCGAGCGGGCGCTCGGGCGGCCCGGGCGCGAGGCCGGCTCGGCCGGTGCCGACGGCACCGTCGTGCTGCCGCGGGTCCTCGCCCCGAGCGAGGCCGCAGGCCGGACCTCCGGTGGCCTGCTGGTCGGACCCGGCGCCGGCGACAACGCGGGCGCCGCCCTCGGGCTCGGCGCCACGGATGGCGACGTCGTCGTGTCGATCGGCACGTCCGGCACCGTGTTCGCCGTCACGGACGCTCCGGTCGCCGACGCTTCGGGCGCGGTCGCCGGTTTCGCCGATGCGTCCGGCCTGTCCCTCCCCCTCATCGCGACCCTCAACGCGGCGCGCGTGCTCGGGTCGATTGCGAGCGTGCTCGGCGTCGACCATGACGGGCTCTCGACGCTCGCGCTCTCGGCCGAGCCGGGCGCGGGCGGCGTCGTGCTCGTGCCGTACTTCGAGGGCGAGCGCACCCCCAACCTGCCCGACGCGACGGCGAGCCTCCACGGCCTGACCCTCGCCTCGACGACGCAGCCCAACGTCGCCCGGGCCGCGATCGAAGGCATGCTCTGCGGCCTGGCCGACGGCCTCGACGCGGTGCGGTCGGTCGGGGTGCGTGAGCAGCGGGTCCTGTTGATCGGCGGAGCGGCGCAGAACCCCGCTGTCGCCACGATCGCCTCCCAGGTGTTCGACGCGCCGGTCGTGGTGCCGGCCCCCGGCGAGTACGTCGCCGACGGCGGTGCCGTGCAGGCGGGGTGGGCGCTGACCGGGACACGCCCGGCGTGGACGGTGGAGGCGGCACCCGCCCTTCCGGTCGACACGCGACCCGTGATCCGTGAGCAGTACGCGGCCGCGCGAGAGGCCGCGGCTCGGGAGGCGGGCGGCCGCTAA
- a CDS encoding LacI family DNA-binding transcriptional regulator → MTEHQRAASMRDVAVLAGVSHQTVSRVINGHPSIREATRQRVLAAMDELNYRPNRAARALVTARSRTIGVLSTSAAALYGPVSSINAIQDAGRAAGYYVAVAQLPDLGAPSIADGLDHLLAQSVEGIIVIAPQEVVLEQLEHARIDVPYVTLQGGASTVQRELTVDQQAGARAATRHLIELGHQRIAHVSGPLLWFEARARVGGWALELEAAGLEAIPAFEGDWTAESGYRRGLEALDDDRVTAVFASNDQMALGVYHAAYERGLRIPEDLSVVGFDDIPEAAHFWPPLTTVLQDFTELGRRSVGSLVAEIEGGQEPTPVSIRPELVVRRSTAPRS, encoded by the coding sequence GTGACCGAGCACCAGCGCGCGGCCAGCATGCGCGACGTGGCCGTGCTCGCGGGCGTCTCGCACCAGACCGTCTCCCGCGTCATCAACGGGCACCCGAGCATCCGGGAAGCGACCCGCCAGCGGGTCCTCGCCGCGATGGACGAGCTGAACTACCGCCCGAACCGTGCCGCCCGGGCTCTGGTGACCGCCCGATCCCGGACGATCGGGGTGCTCTCCACCTCGGCCGCCGCCCTCTACGGTCCCGTGTCGAGCATCAACGCCATCCAGGACGCCGGCCGCGCAGCCGGATACTACGTCGCCGTCGCGCAACTGCCCGACCTCGGCGCCCCCTCCATCGCCGACGGGCTCGACCACCTGCTCGCCCAGTCCGTCGAGGGCATCATCGTGATCGCGCCGCAGGAGGTGGTGCTCGAACAGCTCGAGCACGCCCGGATCGACGTGCCCTACGTGACGCTCCAAGGGGGCGCCTCCACCGTGCAGCGCGAGCTCACCGTCGACCAGCAGGCCGGGGCGCGGGCGGCCACGCGGCATCTCATCGAGCTGGGCCACCAGCGCATCGCGCATGTGTCCGGTCCCCTGCTCTGGTTCGAAGCGCGAGCGCGCGTCGGCGGCTGGGCGCTCGAACTCGAAGCCGCCGGGCTGGAGGCGATTCCGGCGTTCGAGGGCGACTGGACAGCCGAGTCCGGCTACCGCCGCGGTCTGGAGGCTCTCGACGACGACCGGGTCACCGCAGTCTTCGCCTCCAACGACCAGATGGCCCTCGGGGTGTACCACGCGGCGTACGAGCGCGGCCTCCGCATCCCGGAGGATCTGAGCGTGGTCGGTTTCGACGACATCCCGGAGGCGGCGCACTTCTGGCCCCCGCTCACGACCGTCCTGCAGGATTTCACCGAGCTCGGCCGCCGCAGTGTCGGCAGTCTCGTGGCCGAGATCGAGGGAGGGCAGGAGCCGACACCGGTCAGCATCCGTCCTGAACTCGTCGTCCGCCGGTCGACGGCTCCCCGCTCCTGA
- a CDS encoding APC family permease, producing the protein MTDSSTGSPAPAPGGTTLPDPRVPEPSHGRLGVAGGTALYVAAVLGTGILVLPALAAAAAGPGAIIAVAALAVISIPLAATFAALSRRHPDAGGVATFARRAFGPTAARIIGYWFFFGTPIGAPIAALMTARYVVAVTGGDAGTTTLIAIGLMVVPFAVAAFGVRFTASVQLVLSGALVAVLVLVLAAAAPHARPENLQPLLPHGWGGVGLAMSLYIWAFAGWEAVAGIGGEFRHPRRDIPRATTFALIIVSVAYLAIQTVTVTVLGGRASGSTVPLLDLVEVATGRGGGVVVAVIAAIVVTGVFNAYLAAFSKLGAAMGRDGDLPVWFGRGAENGAVARRGLLLSVVVTGLYSVLVLWSGDLQPFILVHTSIAAAVYGLGVASAVVLLPRRSAGWWMAVLSTVFAAGLLLLAGWHLVFPAAIAGVAVAVGLVLARPRRRPARGAGRGPESTSRIMG; encoded by the coding sequence ATGACCGACAGCAGCACCGGGTCGCCGGCCCCCGCCCCCGGGGGCACGACGCTGCCCGACCCGCGCGTCCCCGAGCCGTCCCACGGCAGGCTCGGAGTCGCGGGAGGGACGGCCCTCTACGTCGCCGCGGTGCTCGGCACCGGAATCCTCGTGCTGCCGGCGCTGGCGGCCGCCGCGGCCGGCCCGGGGGCCATCATCGCCGTGGCGGCGCTGGCGGTCATCTCGATCCCGCTCGCCGCGACGTTCGCGGCGCTGTCCCGCCGCCACCCCGACGCGGGAGGCGTGGCGACCTTCGCCCGCCGAGCCTTCGGACCGACGGCGGCGCGGATCATCGGGTACTGGTTCTTCTTCGGCACACCGATCGGCGCTCCGATCGCCGCGCTCATGACGGCGCGCTACGTCGTCGCGGTCACCGGGGGCGACGCCGGCACGACGACGCTGATCGCCATCGGCCTGATGGTCGTCCCGTTCGCGGTCGCGGCGTTCGGCGTCCGGTTCACGGCATCGGTGCAGCTGGTGCTCTCGGGGGCCCTGGTGGCGGTGCTCGTGCTCGTCCTCGCGGCGGCGGCGCCGCACGCGCGTCCCGAGAACCTGCAGCCGCTCCTCCCGCACGGATGGGGCGGGGTCGGGCTCGCCATGAGCCTCTACATCTGGGCTTTCGCCGGCTGGGAGGCGGTGGCCGGCATCGGCGGCGAGTTCCGTCATCCACGTCGCGACATCCCGCGCGCGACGACGTTCGCGCTCATCATCGTGTCGGTGGCGTACCTCGCCATCCAGACCGTGACCGTGACGGTGCTCGGCGGTCGCGCGTCGGGGAGCACCGTCCCCCTGCTCGATCTCGTCGAGGTCGCCACCGGTCGCGGAGGCGGGGTCGTGGTGGCCGTGATCGCGGCGATCGTCGTGACCGGGGTCTTCAACGCCTACCTCGCGGCCTTCAGCAAGCTCGGGGCGGCCATGGGCCGAGACGGCGACCTTCCGGTGTGGTTCGGCCGCGGCGCGGAGAACGGCGCCGTCGCCCGGCGCGGTCTGCTGCTCTCCGTCGTCGTCACCGGGCTGTACTCGGTGCTCGTGCTGTGGAGCGGCGATCTCCAGCCGTTCATCCTCGTCCACACCAGCATCGCCGCCGCGGTGTACGGCCTGGGCGTCGCCTCCGCCGTGGTCCTCCTCCCGCGTCGTTCCGCCGGGTGGTGGATGGCCGTGCTCTCGACCGTGTTCGCTGCGGGGCTCCTCCTGCTCGCCGGCTGGCACCTCGTCTTCCCCGCGGCGATCGCCGGAGTGGCCGTAGCCGTCGGTCTCGTGCTGGCGCGCCCGCGGCGCCGCCCGGCTCGCGGCGCCGGGCGAGGCCCGGAGAGCACATCGCGCATAATGGGGTGA
- a CDS encoding bifunctional glycosyltransferase family 2/GtrA family protein, which yields MSQEPVPPALDIVVPVHNEQATLETSIERLHAYLTSAVPQSWRITIADNASTDATPELADRLAARLPGVVAVHLPLKGRGRALKTVWSASPAEVLVYLDEDLSTDLAALPPLVAPLLSGHSDLAIGTRLGRSSRVTRGGKREFISRSYNLLLRRTMAVGFSDAQCGFKAIRREVAERLLPLVEDTGWFFDTELLILAERAGLRIHEIPVDWVDDPHSSVDIVRTAREDLKGMIRVGAGIARGRIPLESIYAELGRRPFAPPRAPSFFGQVVRFAAVGVLSTAAYGLIYLALRLVLPPQVANFASLLITAVANTWANRRFTFGVRGRGAVRHQFQGLVVFGIAWALTSGSLAALHATVPGASARLQLAVLTAANLLATLVRFVLLRLWVFRGARASASHPHSDAHSDPAPAVPALPVAPAPTELRRPALTTEKEAS from the coding sequence ATGTCGCAAGAACCCGTCCCTCCCGCCCTCGACATCGTGGTGCCCGTCCACAACGAGCAGGCGACGCTCGAGACGTCCATCGAGCGGCTCCACGCCTACCTGACCTCGGCCGTCCCGCAGAGCTGGCGCATCACGATCGCGGACAACGCCAGCACCGATGCGACCCCCGAGCTCGCGGACCGCCTCGCCGCGCGCCTCCCGGGGGTCGTCGCCGTCCACCTCCCGCTCAAGGGCCGCGGCCGCGCGCTCAAGACCGTGTGGAGCGCGTCGCCCGCGGAGGTGCTCGTCTATCTCGACGAGGACCTCTCGACCGATCTGGCCGCCCTGCCGCCGCTGGTGGCGCCTCTCCTGTCGGGGCACTCCGATCTCGCGATCGGCACCCGGCTTGGCCGCAGCTCGCGCGTCACCCGCGGGGGGAAGCGCGAGTTCATCTCGCGCAGCTACAACCTCCTGCTCCGCCGGACGATGGCGGTCGGGTTCTCCGACGCGCAGTGCGGGTTCAAGGCGATCCGGCGGGAGGTGGCCGAGCGCCTCCTCCCGCTCGTCGAGGACACGGGGTGGTTCTTCGACACCGAGCTGCTGATCCTCGCCGAGCGCGCGGGTCTCCGCATCCACGAGATCCCGGTCGACTGGGTGGACGACCCGCACAGCTCGGTCGACATCGTCCGCACGGCGCGCGAGGACCTGAAGGGCATGATCCGAGTGGGAGCAGGCATCGCACGCGGCCGGATCCCGCTCGAGTCGATCTACGCCGAGCTCGGGAGGCGCCCCTTCGCGCCGCCCCGGGCGCCCAGCTTCTTCGGCCAGGTCGTCCGCTTCGCGGCGGTCGGGGTGCTCTCGACAGCGGCGTACGGGCTGATCTATCTGGCGCTCCGACTCGTGCTCCCGCCGCAGGTGGCGAACTTCGCGTCGCTCCTCATCACCGCGGTCGCGAACACCTGGGCCAACCGCCGGTTCACGTTCGGGGTCCGGGGGCGCGGTGCCGTGCGGCACCAGTTCCAGGGCCTCGTCGTGTTCGGCATCGCGTGGGCGCTGACCAGCGGCTCGCTCGCGGCGCTGCACGCGACGGTTCCCGGCGCCTCCGCCCGGCTGCAGCTGGCAGTGCTGACCGCGGCGAACCTGCTCGCAACGCTGGTGAGGTTCGTGCTCCTGCGGCTCTGGGTGTTCCGCGGGGCGCGGGCGAGCGCCTCCCACCCGCACTCCGACGCCCACTCCGACCCCGCGCCCGCAGTGCCCGCGCTGCCTGTCGCGCCCGCCCCGACCGAGCTCCGCCGACCGGCGCTCACGACCGAGAAGGAAGCATCATGA